One stretch of Gadus chalcogrammus isolate NIFS_2021 chromosome 14, NIFS_Gcha_1.0, whole genome shotgun sequence DNA includes these proteins:
- the LOC130403784 gene encoding placenta-specific gene 8 protein-like: MPVTKQPSAFAPSDFQTGLYSICDDCSTFCYGLCCFPCLACSIASDMDECCLCGCCPALRGVYRTKYNIRGSLCKDYIAYVFCGACAICQLKRDIDTRKDQGVF; encoded by the exons ATGCCGGTGACCAAACAGCCAAGCGCCTTTGCCCCGTCTGACTTCCAGACCGGGCTCTACTCCATCTGTGACGACTGCAGCACAT TCTGCTACGGCCTGTGCTGCTTCCCCTGCCTGGCGTGCTCCATCGCTAGCGACATGGACGAGTGCTGCCTGTGCGGCTGCTGTCCTGCCCTCAGAGGCGTCTACCGGACCAAGTACAACATCCGG GGATCCCTTTGTAAGGACTACATTGCGTATGTCTTCTGTGGAGCCTGTGCTATCTGCCAGCTGAAGAGGGACATCGACACAAGGAAAGACCAGGGGGTCTTCTGA
- the LOC130403423 gene encoding fin bud initiation factor-like yields the protein MAVLLLVLCALMLSAGRASYRGPLHPEMSNGTFHHYFVPDGDYEENDDPEKCQMLFKMTDERKCGLDEDHDSVIRDDFTIIKRQIEDSARVLEGIGKSISYDLDGEDSYGKYLRRETAQINEAFTNSEKSLLELEVKFKQSQENELKAEHRIHDDFLGMVVHTRDVLKDTLDLSLGLKDKHELLSLIIRSHGTRLSRLKNEYLKF from the coding sequence ATGGCggttctcctcctggtcctGTGCGCCCTTATGCTCTCGGCCGGCCGGGCGTCGTACCGCGGGCCGCTGCACCCCGAGATGTCCAACGGGACCTTCCACCACTACTTCGTCCCGGACGGGGACTACGAGGAGAACGACGACCCGGAGAAGTGCCAGATGCTCTTCAAGATGACCGACGAGCGGAAGTGTGGTCTGGACGAGGACCACGACTCGGTGATCCGGGACGACTTCACCATCATCAAGCGGCAGATCGAGGACTCTGCCCGGGTCCTGGAGGGCATCGGGAAGAGCATCTCCTACGATCTGGACGGCGAGGACAGCTACGGGAAGTACCTGAGGAGGGAAACCGCGCAGATCAACGAAGCCTTCACCAACTCGGAGAAGTCTctgctggagctggaggtgaAGTTCAAGCAGAGCCAGGAGAACGAGCTGAAGGCGGAGCACCGCATCCACGACGACTTCCTGGGCATGGTGGTCCACACCCGGGACGTCCTGAAAGACACCCTGGACCTCTCCCTGGGCCTGAAGGACAAACACGAGCTACTGTCCCTCATCATCCGCAGCCACGGAACCCGGCTCAGCCGCCTGAAGAACGAGTACCTCAAGTTCTAG